One segment of Odontesthes bonariensis isolate fOdoBon6 chromosome 1, fOdoBon6.hap1, whole genome shotgun sequence DNA contains the following:
- the btbd10b gene encoding BTB/POZ domain-containing protein 10 isoform X1 yields MAYDSNSSDTENWERKVTSRPRKLCKHSSSGQPRASRVEAELKKMSLHGASGGCDRSRDRRRSSDRSRDSSHEREGQLTPCIRNVTSPTRQHNSDRERDGGSSSRPGSPRPQRVSPSGSSSSGVVSSRNSSLSSTEGTFKSLGVGEMVFVYENPKEGGASATVGNRNIRTSERVTLIVDNTRFVVDPSIFTAQPNTMLGRMFGSGREHNFTRPNEKGEYEVAEGISSTVFRAILDYYKSGIIRCPDGISIPELREACDYLCISFDYSTIKCRDLSALMHELSNDGARCQFEFYLEEMVLPLMVASAQSGERECHIVVLTDDDVVDWDEEYPPQMGEEYSQIIYSTKLYRFFKYIENRDVAKSVLKERGLKKIRLGIEGYPTYKEKVKKRPGGRPEVIYNYVQRPFIRMSWEKEEGKSRHVDFQCVKSKSITNLAAAAADIPQDQLVVMHPGPQVDELDILPNHPPSGNHYSNNYSNEPDPDAPSPAV; encoded by the exons ATGGCATATGACAGTAACTCCAGTGACACCGAAAATTGGGAACGAAAAGTAACGAGTCGACCTCGCAAACTCTGCAAGCATTCGAG CAGCGGTCAGCCCAGAGCTTCTCGAGTGGAGGCAGAACTGAAGAAGATGAGCCTGCATGGTGCCAGTGGGGGCTGTGACCGTTCACGTGACCGCCGTCGTTCCAGCGATCGCTCTCGGGACTCCTCACATGAGAGAGAAGGCCAGCTTACCCCCTGCATTCGGAACGTCACTTCACCCACGCGCCAACACAACAGCG ACCGTGAGCGAGATGGTGGCTCATCATCAAGGCCCGGTAGTCCAAGGCCTCAGAGAGTCTCACCCAGTGGTTCCAGCAGTAGCGGCGTGGTGAGCAGTCGCAATAGTAGCTTGTCCAGTACTGAAGGCACCTTCAAAAGCTTGGGAGTTGGAGAAATGGTTTTCGTCTACGAGAATCCTAAGGAAGGAGGTGCAAGTGCCACTGTTGGAAACCGAAACATTAGGACCTCAGAAAGAGTCACTCTGATTGTTGACAACACACGTTTTGTAGTAGATCCTTCCATCTTCACTGCACAACCCAATACCATGCTGGGAAG aatgtttGGATCTGGAAGAGAACATAATTTCACACGGCCCAACGAGAAAGGAGAGTATGAAGTGGCCGAAGGCATCAGCTCAACAGTTTTCAGAGCAATTCTG GATTACTACAAATCTGGGATAATCCGTTGTCCAGATGGAATCTCCATCCCTGAGTTGCGGGAGGCGTGCGACTATCTATGCATCTCCTTCGACTACAGCACCATCAAATGCAGAGACCTCA GTGCCCTGATGCATGAGCTGTCCAATGATGGAGCTCGATGTCAGTTTGAGTTTTACCTTGAAGAAATGGTTCTGCCTTTGATGGTCGCCAGTGCTCAGAGCGGCGAGAGGGAATGTCACATTGTAGTCCTCACTGATGATGATGTGGTGGACTGGGATGAAGAGTATCCGCCCCAAATGGGAGAAGAGTATTCACAGA TCATTTACAGCACAAAACTGTACAGGTTTTTCAAGTATATTGAGAACCGAGATGTTGCCAAATCAGTTTTGAAGGAGCGAGGATTGAAGAAAATCCGACTGGGCATTGAAG GTTACCCCACATATAAAGAGAAAGTCAAGAAACGACCCGGAGGTCGTCCGGAGGTCATTTACAATTACGTCCAGAGGCCCTTCATCCGCATGTCCTGGGAAAAAGAGGAGGGCAAAAGCCGTCATGTGGACTTCCAGTGTGTTAAGTCCAAGTCCATCACCAAcctggcagcagcagctgcagacatCCCCCAAGACCAGTTGGTGGTGATGCACCCTGGCCCACAAGTGGATGAACTGGACATCCTACCCAATCACCCACCCAGTGGGAATCACTACAGCAACAACTACAGCAACGAGCCCGATCCTGATGCACCCTCACCTGCTGTCTGA
- the btbd10b gene encoding BTB/POZ domain-containing protein 10 isoform X3, whose protein sequence is MSLHGASGGCDRSRDRRRSSDRSRDSSHEREGQLTPCIRNVTSPTRQHNSDRERDGGSSSRPGSPRPQRVSPSGSSSSGVVSSRNSSLSSTEGTFKSLGVGEMVFVYENPKEGGASATVGNRNIRTSERVTLIVDNTRFVVDPSIFTAQPNTMLGRMFGSGREHNFTRPNEKGEYEVAEGISSTVFRAILDYYKSGIIRCPDGISIPELREACDYLCISFDYSTIKCRDLSALMHELSNDGARCQFEFYLEEMVLPLMVASAQSGERECHIVVLTDDDVVDWDEEYPPQMGEEYSQIIYSTKLYRFFKYIENRDVAKSVLKERGLKKIRLGIEGYPTYKEKVKKRPGGRPEVIYNYVQRPFIRMSWEKEEGKSRHVDFQCVKSKSITNLAAAAADIPQDQLVVMHPGPQVDELDILPNHPPSGNHYSNNYSNEPDPDAPSPAV, encoded by the exons ATGAGCCTGCATGGTGCCAGTGGGGGCTGTGACCGTTCACGTGACCGCCGTCGTTCCAGCGATCGCTCTCGGGACTCCTCACATGAGAGAGAAGGCCAGCTTACCCCCTGCATTCGGAACGTCACTTCACCCACGCGCCAACACAACAGCG ACCGTGAGCGAGATGGTGGCTCATCATCAAGGCCCGGTAGTCCAAGGCCTCAGAGAGTCTCACCCAGTGGTTCCAGCAGTAGCGGCGTGGTGAGCAGTCGCAATAGTAGCTTGTCCAGTACTGAAGGCACCTTCAAAAGCTTGGGAGTTGGAGAAATGGTTTTCGTCTACGAGAATCCTAAGGAAGGAGGTGCAAGTGCCACTGTTGGAAACCGAAACATTAGGACCTCAGAAAGAGTCACTCTGATTGTTGACAACACACGTTTTGTAGTAGATCCTTCCATCTTCACTGCACAACCCAATACCATGCTGGGAAG aatgtttGGATCTGGAAGAGAACATAATTTCACACGGCCCAACGAGAAAGGAGAGTATGAAGTGGCCGAAGGCATCAGCTCAACAGTTTTCAGAGCAATTCTG GATTACTACAAATCTGGGATAATCCGTTGTCCAGATGGAATCTCCATCCCTGAGTTGCGGGAGGCGTGCGACTATCTATGCATCTCCTTCGACTACAGCACCATCAAATGCAGAGACCTCA GTGCCCTGATGCATGAGCTGTCCAATGATGGAGCTCGATGTCAGTTTGAGTTTTACCTTGAAGAAATGGTTCTGCCTTTGATGGTCGCCAGTGCTCAGAGCGGCGAGAGGGAATGTCACATTGTAGTCCTCACTGATGATGATGTGGTGGACTGGGATGAAGAGTATCCGCCCCAAATGGGAGAAGAGTATTCACAGA TCATTTACAGCACAAAACTGTACAGGTTTTTCAAGTATATTGAGAACCGAGATGTTGCCAAATCAGTTTTGAAGGAGCGAGGATTGAAGAAAATCCGACTGGGCATTGAAG GTTACCCCACATATAAAGAGAAAGTCAAGAAACGACCCGGAGGTCGTCCGGAGGTCATTTACAATTACGTCCAGAGGCCCTTCATCCGCATGTCCTGGGAAAAAGAGGAGGGCAAAAGCCGTCATGTGGACTTCCAGTGTGTTAAGTCCAAGTCCATCACCAAcctggcagcagcagctgcagacatCCCCCAAGACCAGTTGGTGGTGATGCACCCTGGCCCACAAGTGGATGAACTGGACATCCTACCCAATCACCCACCCAGTGGGAATCACTACAGCAACAACTACAGCAACGAGCCCGATCCTGATGCACCCTCACCTGCTGTCTGA
- the btbd10b gene encoding BTB/POZ domain-containing protein 10 isoform X2: MAYDSNSSDTENWERKVTSRPRKLCKHSSGQPRASRVEAELKKMSLHGASGGCDRSRDRRRSSDRSRDSSHEREGQLTPCIRNVTSPTRQHNSDRERDGGSSSRPGSPRPQRVSPSGSSSSGVVSSRNSSLSSTEGTFKSLGVGEMVFVYENPKEGGASATVGNRNIRTSERVTLIVDNTRFVVDPSIFTAQPNTMLGRMFGSGREHNFTRPNEKGEYEVAEGISSTVFRAILDYYKSGIIRCPDGISIPELREACDYLCISFDYSTIKCRDLSALMHELSNDGARCQFEFYLEEMVLPLMVASAQSGERECHIVVLTDDDVVDWDEEYPPQMGEEYSQIIYSTKLYRFFKYIENRDVAKSVLKERGLKKIRLGIEGYPTYKEKVKKRPGGRPEVIYNYVQRPFIRMSWEKEEGKSRHVDFQCVKSKSITNLAAAAADIPQDQLVVMHPGPQVDELDILPNHPPSGNHYSNNYSNEPDPDAPSPAV; the protein is encoded by the exons ATGGCATATGACAGTAACTCCAGTGACACCGAAAATTGGGAACGAAAAGTAACGAGTCGACCTCGCAAACTCTGCAAGCATTCGAG CGGTCAGCCCAGAGCTTCTCGAGTGGAGGCAGAACTGAAGAAGATGAGCCTGCATGGTGCCAGTGGGGGCTGTGACCGTTCACGTGACCGCCGTCGTTCCAGCGATCGCTCTCGGGACTCCTCACATGAGAGAGAAGGCCAGCTTACCCCCTGCATTCGGAACGTCACTTCACCCACGCGCCAACACAACAGCG ACCGTGAGCGAGATGGTGGCTCATCATCAAGGCCCGGTAGTCCAAGGCCTCAGAGAGTCTCACCCAGTGGTTCCAGCAGTAGCGGCGTGGTGAGCAGTCGCAATAGTAGCTTGTCCAGTACTGAAGGCACCTTCAAAAGCTTGGGAGTTGGAGAAATGGTTTTCGTCTACGAGAATCCTAAGGAAGGAGGTGCAAGTGCCACTGTTGGAAACCGAAACATTAGGACCTCAGAAAGAGTCACTCTGATTGTTGACAACACACGTTTTGTAGTAGATCCTTCCATCTTCACTGCACAACCCAATACCATGCTGGGAAG aatgtttGGATCTGGAAGAGAACATAATTTCACACGGCCCAACGAGAAAGGAGAGTATGAAGTGGCCGAAGGCATCAGCTCAACAGTTTTCAGAGCAATTCTG GATTACTACAAATCTGGGATAATCCGTTGTCCAGATGGAATCTCCATCCCTGAGTTGCGGGAGGCGTGCGACTATCTATGCATCTCCTTCGACTACAGCACCATCAAATGCAGAGACCTCA GTGCCCTGATGCATGAGCTGTCCAATGATGGAGCTCGATGTCAGTTTGAGTTTTACCTTGAAGAAATGGTTCTGCCTTTGATGGTCGCCAGTGCTCAGAGCGGCGAGAGGGAATGTCACATTGTAGTCCTCACTGATGATGATGTGGTGGACTGGGATGAAGAGTATCCGCCCCAAATGGGAGAAGAGTATTCACAGA TCATTTACAGCACAAAACTGTACAGGTTTTTCAAGTATATTGAGAACCGAGATGTTGCCAAATCAGTTTTGAAGGAGCGAGGATTGAAGAAAATCCGACTGGGCATTGAAG GTTACCCCACATATAAAGAGAAAGTCAAGAAACGACCCGGAGGTCGTCCGGAGGTCATTTACAATTACGTCCAGAGGCCCTTCATCCGCATGTCCTGGGAAAAAGAGGAGGGCAAAAGCCGTCATGTGGACTTCCAGTGTGTTAAGTCCAAGTCCATCACCAAcctggcagcagcagctgcagacatCCCCCAAGACCAGTTGGTGGTGATGCACCCTGGCCCACAAGTGGATGAACTGGACATCCTACCCAATCACCCACCCAGTGGGAATCACTACAGCAACAACTACAGCAACGAGCCCGATCCTGATGCACCCTCACCTGCTGTCTGA